One part of the Bacillus sp. FJAT-27916 genome encodes these proteins:
- a CDS encoding putative ABC transporter permease, translating to MINKLFQSILFMIIGGSAYMGIEWLWRGYSHWSMGVLGGICFIIVGSMHILRLPLLGQAIAGCLMITLLELITGLILNVWLQWGIWDYSHLPYNLFGQICLRYAFLWLPLSLAAIPLYHELRCLLFRLERPKYRII from the coding sequence ATGATCAATAAACTGTTTCAAAGCATACTATTCATGATCATCGGCGGCAGTGCTTATATGGGCATCGAATGGCTTTGGAGGGGATACTCACATTGGTCTATGGGGGTACTAGGCGGCATTTGCTTCATCATTGTCGGAAGCATGCACATCTTACGGCTCCCTCTACTCGGCCAAGCTATCGCAGGCTGCCTGATGATTACACTGCTAGAGCTCATCACAGGCCTCATTCTGAATGTATGGCTTCAATGGGGGATTTGGGATTACAGCCACCTTCCTTACAATCTATTCGGGCAAATCTGTTTACGATATGCCTTTCTTTGGCTGCCTTTATCATTGGCCGCCATCCCGCTTTATCACGAGCTGCGCTGCCTGCTTTTCCGCCTGGAAAGACCAAAATACCGCATCATTTAA
- the glpX gene encoding class II fructose-bisphosphatase — translation MEYTNDTSKDNGMKGIAEELLNVTQQAAIAAYPLIGKCDKLRADDAGTKAMRYHLNNVDMYGRIVIGEGEMDEAPMLYINEEVGTGKGIAVDIAVDPIEGTNLMATGKDNSLAVLAAARSGCLLHAPDMYMRKLAVGPEAKGKIDINAPLTDNMKAVAKAQGKDIRELTIMIQERDRHRELINEVLQAGAKLKLFSDVDITGAIGAAMDNIEIDMLVGTGGAPEGVVTAVALKCLGGDFQGQLVPQNKMEYNRCRGMGIEDPYKVLQMNDIVQGDDILFCATGITDGLFLNGVKQRKSGKMYTHSLLLVGANAKRYELIEGFHS, via the coding sequence ATGGAATATACCAATGATACCAGCAAGGACAATGGCATGAAGGGAATAGCGGAAGAACTGCTGAATGTGACCCAGCAGGCTGCTATTGCTGCCTATCCTCTTATAGGGAAATGTGATAAATTGCGCGCGGATGATGCGGGGACAAAGGCAATGAGGTATCATCTCAATAATGTTGATATGTACGGCAGAATCGTGATAGGCGAGGGAGAAATGGATGAAGCGCCTATGCTTTATATAAATGAAGAGGTCGGTACAGGGAAGGGTATTGCAGTAGATATTGCCGTCGACCCAATAGAGGGGACCAATCTGATGGCTACGGGGAAGGATAATTCATTGGCGGTTTTGGCTGCTGCCAGGAGCGGCTGCTTATTACATGCCCCGGATATGTATATGAGAAAATTAGCTGTTGGACCTGAAGCAAAAGGCAAAATAGACATAAATGCTCCTTTGACAGACAATATGAAGGCAGTCGCAAAGGCTCAAGGCAAGGATATCCGAGAATTGACCATCATGATTCAAGAAAGGGACAGGCATAGGGAATTAATTAACGAGGTTCTTCAAGCCGGTGCTAAGCTTAAATTGTTTTCAGATGTTGATATTACTGGGGCTATCGGAGCTGCGATGGATAATATCGAGATTGATATGCTCGTTGGAACAGGGGGAGCTCCTGAAGGTGTTGTCACAGCGGTTGCGCTTAAATGCCTCGGAGGAGATTTCCAAGGACAGCTTGTCCCGCAAAATAAGATGGAATATAATCGCTGTCGCGGGATGGGAATAGAAGATCCCTATAAGGTGCTTCAAATGAATGACATCGTTCAAGGTGATGATATTCTCTTCTGTGCCACTGGCATAACGGATGGTTTATTCCTTAATGGAGTCAAGCAAAGAAAGAGCGGAAAGATGTACACTCATTCCTTGCTGTTGGTCGGTGCCAATGCAAAGAGAT
- a CDS encoding Crp/Fnr family transcriptional regulator, producing the protein MNAAEIEISSYLEKFGLEKIFSGLNEDDFEQVYIPKGDILCLKGEEMKYMYLIVEGKVKIYAATSDDKRLILRFQKALEIIGDIEYVHNPIVHHTVEAVTDCKALKVSYETIRRKIGDDPAFLHFMLKAVTRKFSDKTNAVTFNLLYPVEVRVASYLLSITNPYEDKSFFHDITHGSSLTDIADMIGTSYRHLNRVLKKLCMDGVIDRTGGKLFVKDMDALARIAEHNIYE; encoded by the coding sequence ATGAATGCAGCAGAAATAGAGATTTCGTCATACTTGGAGAAATTTGGATTAGAAAAGATATTTTCAGGTTTGAATGAGGATGATTTCGAGCAGGTTTATATCCCTAAAGGAGATATCCTATGTTTGAAGGGCGAGGAAATGAAATATATGTATCTGATTGTCGAAGGGAAAGTGAAGATTTATGCCGCGACTTCAGATGACAAGAGATTGATTCTCCGCTTTCAAAAGGCTTTGGAAATTATTGGAGATATCGAATATGTGCATAATCCAATTGTTCATCATACGGTGGAAGCGGTCACTGATTGCAAAGCTCTGAAGGTATCCTATGAGACAATCAGAAGAAAGATTGGGGATGACCCCGCATTTCTTCATTTCATGCTTAAGGCAGTCACAAGGAAATTCAGTGATAAAACGAATGCTGTAACCTTTAATCTTCTATATCCAGTGGAGGTCAGGGTAGCTAGTTATTTATTGTCCATCACCAATCCGTATGAAGATAAGTCCTTTTTTCATGACATTACTCATGGATCCAGTCTGACAGATATTGCTGATATGATTGGTACGAGCTATCGTCATTTGAACAGGGTACTCAAGAAATTATGTATGGACGGTGTTATTGACCGGACCGGCGGAAAATTATTCGTGAAAGACATGGATGCTTTGGCAAGAATTGCTGAACATAATATATATGAATAA
- a CDS encoding esterase/lipase family protein — MKEGKLLIAVIILLLMIPLYPSQGKAADNEGNNYPIVFVHGLGGWGEGEFAGYPYWGGTKDVIGHLNNMGYEAYQATVSPVASNYDRSVELYYYIKGGTIDYGAAHAEEHGHARYGRTYAGIYPEWDENHPIHLVGHSMGGLTIRSVIDLLEDGSEAEQAYQDTHPEGTIASLFEGGKSWVHSATSIATPHNGSTFADNENNLINFIKNLVLNLSTVTGISKENLLYDFKLDHWGIRRQAGETFTSYMTRVMNSKVWDSEDISAYDLSTLGAAILNEEVDTKPNVYYFSYTGQASKASLLTGHHLPIVSSHPIVLASTGFIGKFTRDNPAEGPIIDESWWPNDGLVSTVSSFYPSGQPHKAYSGSPEKGVWNYHPIKNTWDHLDFIGILSLSSHTKPFNVYPLYEEIAANVTALQE, encoded by the coding sequence TTGAAGGAAGGTAAATTGTTGATAGCTGTCATAATCCTGCTGCTCATGATACCGCTTTATCCATCTCAAGGAAAGGCGGCTGATAACGAGGGGAATAACTATCCCATTGTTTTTGTTCATGGTCTCGGCGGCTGGGGTGAAGGTGAATTCGCTGGATACCCTTATTGGGGAGGAACAAAGGATGTTATCGGCCACTTGAATAATATGGGCTATGAAGCTTATCAGGCAACCGTCAGCCCTGTCGCTAGTAATTATGACCGTTCCGTAGAGCTTTATTATTATATTAAAGGCGGAACGATTGATTACGGAGCAGCTCACGCAGAGGAGCACGGCCATGCCAGATACGGCCGCACCTACGCAGGCATCTACCCTGAATGGGATGAGAACCATCCTATCCATTTAGTCGGGCATAGTATGGGAGGCCTGACAATCCGCAGTGTCATTGACCTCCTAGAGGATGGCAGCGAAGCAGAACAAGCCTATCAGGACACACATCCAGAAGGAACAATCGCTTCATTATTCGAAGGCGGGAAATCCTGGGTACACAGCGCGACAAGCATAGCGACCCCTCATAACGGTTCGACCTTTGCCGATAATGAAAATAACCTCATTAACTTCATCAAGAATCTTGTGCTTAACCTATCTACCGTGACAGGCATCAGCAAAGAAAACCTTCTCTACGATTTCAAATTGGACCACTGGGGTATTCGCAGACAAGCAGGCGAGACCTTCACCTCCTATATGACCCGAGTCATGAACAGCAAGGTATGGGATAGCGAAGATATCAGCGCCTATGACTTAAGCACGCTAGGAGCGGCCATCTTGAATGAGGAGGTTGATACGAAACCTAATGTCTATTATTTCTCATATACTGGTCAGGCCTCTAAAGCTTCCTTGTTAACAGGGCATCATCTCCCTATTGTATCTTCTCATCCAATTGTATTGGCATCGACAGGCTTCATTGGCAAATTTACACGAGACAATCCGGCCGAAGGACCAATCATTGATGAAAGCTGGTGGCCAAATGACGGGCTTGTCAGCACTGTATCCTCCTTCTATCCATCGGGTCAGCCGCATAAAGCCTATAGCGGTTCCCCTGAAAAGGGCGTATGGAACTATCATCCTATCAAAAATACGTGGGATCATCTCGATTTTATCGGAATTTTAAGCCTGAGCAGCCATACAAAACCGTTTAATGTATACCCGCTATATGAGGAAATCGCTGCAAACGTTACAGCGTTACAAGAATAA
- a CDS encoding DMT family transporter, with protein MMKYLLSLLALLAGSGVAMQSQINGELGKRIGPLEASLISFTAGTIVLIILVLLFGKGGFPPITTVPKWQLTGGLFGAFFVAAITLCVPRIGVSLTLLIAITGQIIIGAVINHYGLFGAAAAPISMQKLAAIGLMLAAIAIYNA; from the coding sequence ATGATGAAATATTTATTATCCTTATTAGCCCTTTTAGCCGGCAGCGGCGTTGCCATGCAGAGCCAAATCAATGGCGAGCTCGGAAAAAGAATTGGTCCTTTAGAGGCATCTCTCATCTCCTTTACCGCCGGAACCATTGTCTTAATTATTCTTGTCCTCCTGTTCGGAAAAGGCGGTTTTCCACCAATCACAACGGTGCCAAAATGGCAATTAACCGGGGGATTATTCGGAGCCTTCTTTGTGGCGGCCATTACTCTCTGTGTGCCAAGAATCGGGGTCTCCTTAACACTCCTTATCGCTATTACCGGCCAGATTATCATTGGAGCAGTCATTAATCATTATGGGCTGTTTGGAGCTGCCGCAGCGCCCATCAGCATGCAAAAGCTCGCAGCCATTGGCTTAATGCTTGCTGCCATTGCTATTTATAACGCATAA
- a CDS encoding DUF421 domain-containing protein translates to MPDWIHVVLRSILFMIILFIITKILGKKQIAQLSMFEYVTGITIGNIGAELVINLREKFYLGVIAMLATASIPYASSFITMKSKSMRNFLDGRGTAFIEKGKVLEENLRKEKVTIDEFLEMMRKEGVFDLSEVEYAVLEANGSLSVLLKKENRPLTPKDIQLYVTNEGKSHTVIMDGVILDESLERAGKSKAWLKKQLKAQGVSDEDVFIGQVNASGEFKADLYDDSQKGHSEDKQVLLAAMHKCRNDFEWFSLSEKEDEVKKAYRKNAEKLEQVIDKVSNLLQK, encoded by the coding sequence ATGCCGGATTGGATTCATGTAGTATTAAGATCAATTCTCTTTATGATTATTCTGTTTATTATTACAAAGATACTGGGCAAAAAGCAGATTGCTCAATTATCGATGTTTGAATATGTGACAGGGATTACAATCGGAAATATAGGCGCTGAGCTCGTTATTAACTTACGTGAAAAATTTTATCTGGGGGTTATCGCTATGCTGGCTACTGCATCTATTCCCTATGCCTCCAGCTTCATTACGATGAAAAGCAAATCCATGCGCAATTTCCTTGACGGGAGAGGGACTGCCTTTATCGAAAAAGGCAAGGTACTTGAGGAAAACTTGAGAAAAGAGAAAGTAACCATTGATGAATTCCTCGAAATGATGAGAAAGGAAGGTGTCTTCGACCTTTCTGAGGTTGAGTATGCCGTTCTTGAAGCAAATGGATCTTTAAGTGTCTTGCTTAAAAAAGAAAATCGTCCGTTGACACCGAAGGACATTCAGTTATATGTAACGAACGAGGGGAAGTCTCACACGGTGATCATGGATGGCGTTATTTTGGATGAATCATTAGAGCGTGCGGGGAAAAGCAAGGCATGGCTAAAGAAGCAGCTAAAGGCTCAAGGTGTATCAGATGAAGATGTATTTATTGGACAGGTGAATGCATCTGGTGAGTTTAAGGCTGATTTATATGATGATTCCCAAAAGGGACATTCAGAGGATAAGCAAGTATTATTAGCTGCCATGCATAAATGCCGGAATGATTTTGAGTGGTTCTCCCTTTCTGAAAAAGAGGATGAGGTAAAGAAGGCATACAGGAAAAATGCTGAAAAGCTGGAACAGGTAATTGATAAGGTAAGTAATCTATTGCAAAAATAA
- the hpaB gene encoding 4-hydroxyphenylacetate 3-monooxygenase, oxygenase component: MAARSGKQYVQAINRLKANVWIDGNKISGNISDHPALKGVIKSTAKLYDVQLRKENQDIMTFRSPSSGKLVGTSFLKPESKEDLEKRRLSTQLWAKESGGLLGRSPDYMNTVMMAFASSSEIFSLQDSRFTQNMNTLFEQAREKDLCFTHTFINPQVNRSSYYIENVTETIAAQTVDIKKDGIVIHGARLLATQGGITDEILVYPSGGAAGNSDMAYGFSIPSNTPGLKFISREPYSYRESVFDHPLSSRFDELDMIVVFDHVLVPWERVFFYQNPEIALKAYRESSFHLLAVHQVTSRRIVKLSFMLGVAKKLINTIQVGEYPHIHEKISEMKVGIESLKALVIAGERNASLDQWGVMVPEQNAMDAAVMLFPKLYPRCVEIIQLIGASGLASLPTAADFSSEIKDDLELYMQAATVGAKERVKIFRLAWDLTMSAFGSRQTLYERFFFGDAIRLASGHYYNINNSATEIVDQFLDGYEE; this comes from the coding sequence ATGGCAGCTAGGTCGGGAAAGCAGTATGTGCAGGCCATTAATCGGTTGAAAGCAAATGTATGGATTGACGGGAACAAGATTTCCGGGAATATATCCGACCATCCTGCGCTGAAAGGGGTCATCAAAAGCACTGCAAAACTGTATGATGTTCAATTGCGTAAAGAAAATCAAGACATTATGACTTTTCGTTCCCCTTCTTCAGGTAAACTGGTGGGAACCTCGTTTTTGAAGCCTGAAAGCAAGGAGGATCTTGAAAAGCGGCGTTTATCCACACAGCTTTGGGCAAAGGAAAGCGGTGGGCTTTTAGGACGCTCACCGGATTATATGAATACAGTGATGATGGCTTTTGCTTCTTCGAGTGAGATTTTCTCTCTGCAAGATTCTCGTTTCACACAGAATATGAATACCTTATTCGAACAGGCACGTGAGAAGGATTTATGTTTCACACATACCTTTATCAATCCGCAAGTGAATCGTTCCTCTTATTATATTGAGAATGTCACCGAAACAATCGCTGCCCAAACGGTTGATATAAAAAAGGATGGCATCGTTATTCACGGCGCCCGCCTGCTTGCGACTCAAGGGGGAATTACGGATGAAATACTTGTTTATCCTTCAGGCGGAGCGGCAGGTAATTCAGATATGGCCTATGGTTTCTCCATTCCGAGCAATACACCAGGGTTGAAATTTATCAGCCGTGAACCCTATAGCTATCGTGAATCGGTTTTTGACCACCCGTTGAGTTCACGTTTTGATGAGCTAGATATGATTGTTGTCTTTGATCATGTACTCGTACCATGGGAGAGAGTATTCTTTTATCAGAATCCTGAAATTGCCTTAAAAGCTTATCGAGAAAGCAGCTTTCATCTCCTGGCGGTTCACCAGGTAACAAGCAGAAGAATCGTGAAATTGTCATTTATGCTTGGGGTTGCCAAGAAACTGATAAATACAATACAAGTTGGAGAGTATCCGCATATCCATGAAAAAATTAGTGAAATGAAGGTCGGAATCGAGTCCTTAAAAGCATTGGTGATTGCGGGTGAAAGAAACGCATCACTTGATCAATGGGGGGTGATGGTCCCAGAGCAAAACGCAATGGACGCAGCCGTCATGTTATTTCCAAAGCTATATCCCCGTTGCGTAGAAATTATTCAGCTGATTGGCGCAAGCGGGCTCGCATCCTTACCGACCGCAGCTGACTTCTCTTCTGAGATAAAGGATGATCTAGAATTGTATATGCAGGCAGCAACCGTTGGAGCTAAGGAGAGAGTGAAGATCTTCCGGCTTGCTTGGGATTTGACGATGAGTGCATTTGGTTCACGGCAGACACTCTACGAGAGGTTTTTCTTTGGAGATGCCATTCGTCTTGCCTCTGGGCATTATTATAATATAAACAATAGTGCGACAGAGATTGTGGACCAATTCTTGGATGGGTATGAGGAGTAG
- a CDS encoding MDR family MFS transporter: MNFFQFHRTIKIRIIETFLSSAVGSMVFPFMAIYLSFHFGLKTAGLLLLINVFVGIAINFFGGYFSDTFGRKKIIVVAESMRFLAFSTMMICNSPWLTAPLITFFMMTVNSVCWGLAGPANQAMLIDVSKPEERKTIYTIIYWANNLSIAIGGIAGGFLFKEHLFELLLALSVTTLITWFLITFVIHESYIPASTKEVRPADHARKLISNYKEVFSDRVFVLFVLAGVLVLSMEFQLTNYIGVRLADDFPLQSLFGFEFSGIEMTGFLRTENTILVVFLALFATRMIANLNDRTVLLTSCLVFVAGYTIISYTNNLWLLFAAMLFATIGEVLRVPVQQNYLANLPPEHARSSYLAVNGLTYNIGNLICSITITISAYLPKLGTTIFIAIIGFLGVLIFARILPALDERTKVNQSINEKARLG; this comes from the coding sequence ATGAACTTCTTTCAGTTTCACCGAACCATTAAAATACGAATTATTGAAACTTTCTTAAGCTCGGCAGTTGGGAGTATGGTCTTTCCTTTCATGGCCATTTATTTATCCTTTCATTTCGGGTTGAAAACAGCTGGCCTCTTATTATTGATCAATGTATTTGTCGGGATTGCCATCAATTTCTTTGGCGGTTATTTTTCAGACACGTTTGGGCGCAAAAAGATTATTGTGGTTGCGGAATCCATGCGCTTTCTTGCCTTTTCAACCATGATGATTTGCAACTCACCATGGCTTACCGCACCCCTTATCACCTTTTTCATGATGACAGTCAATAGTGTTTGCTGGGGTCTTGCCGGTCCAGCTAATCAAGCGATGCTTATTGATGTGAGCAAACCTGAAGAACGAAAGACAATCTATACCATTATCTACTGGGCTAATAATCTATCCATCGCCATCGGCGGTATTGCTGGCGGCTTCTTGTTTAAAGAGCACTTATTTGAGCTATTGCTCGCATTATCGGTTACGACACTTATAACCTGGTTCCTTATCACCTTTGTCATTCATGAATCCTACATCCCTGCCTCAACAAAAGAAGTAAGACCGGCAGACCATGCACGAAAGCTTATCAGCAATTATAAAGAGGTGTTCAGCGACAGGGTATTTGTCCTCTTCGTACTGGCAGGCGTTCTCGTATTATCCATGGAATTTCAGCTGACGAACTATATCGGAGTTCGTCTTGCAGATGATTTTCCTCTACAAAGCTTGTTCGGATTTGAATTCAGCGGAATTGAAATGACCGGTTTTCTCCGCACAGAAAACACAATTCTCGTTGTTTTCCTAGCCTTATTTGCCACCAGAATGATTGCCAATTTAAATGACCGGACCGTATTACTGACTAGCTGCCTAGTATTCGTAGCAGGCTATACGATTATTTCCTATACGAATAATCTTTGGCTATTATTCGCAGCGATGCTGTTTGCAACGATTGGCGAAGTCCTGCGGGTGCCAGTTCAGCAAAATTATCTCGCTAATCTACCGCCAGAGCATGCGCGCAGCTCCTATTTGGCCGTCAATGGGTTAACGTATAATATCGGCAATCTCATTTGCTCAATTACAATTACCATAAGTGCTTATCTGCCTAAACTTGGCACGACTATCTTTATCGCGATTATCGGGTTCCTGGGCGTCCTCATATTTGCGCGAATCCTCCCTGCCCTTGATGAACGAACTAAGGTGAATCAGTCAATAAACGAAAAAGCACGGCTCGGGTAA
- a CDS encoding BRCT domain-containing protein, with amino-acid sequence MERMKEIKGRIFSIREQMKASSPMDAAYIRLNQELAKWEKSYPEFILDDSPAEKDMRRFTGEMIYSENNPPFLIQEQEVLLNELTSINEPVIMQLLPKGIEAELHYEQGCFQYACMADELMGVKEITSQLALSFDVPRFIAFEEPLSVKGCLFFTASFQEKHPEADLLNDESNREIRQNRRLMVKWGHSACVELPFLRKLGFLVPYHRVYTVDTFQEIIPECEALLAYDTGYEIEGVLLQTGGKELLYNPFLGKSRLDGKTVVITGVLSKRRYDFRKDIEALGGTLAGTVTKTVDFLLMGKNGVGTTKYQKAIKLGIPIMTEEQFKETFCVE; translated from the coding sequence ATGGAACGAATGAAGGAGATAAAGGGGCGGATATTCAGCATACGGGAACAGATGAAGGCAAGCAGCCCTATGGATGCAGCTTATATCAGATTGAACCAAGAGCTCGCTAAATGGGAGAAATCCTATCCTGAGTTTATTCTTGATGATTCACCAGCCGAAAAGGACATGAGGCGATTTACCGGAGAGATGATTTATTCTGAGAATAACCCCCCTTTTTTAATCCAAGAACAAGAGGTGCTCTTGAATGAGTTAACGTCTATAAACGAGCCGGTCATAATGCAGCTGCTGCCAAAAGGAATAGAGGCAGAACTGCATTATGAACAGGGATGTTTTCAATATGCTTGTATGGCTGATGAATTGATGGGAGTGAAGGAGATTACTTCCCAACTCGCATTAAGCTTTGATGTGCCGCGTTTTATTGCCTTTGAAGAGCCGTTGTCGGTGAAGGGCTGTTTATTTTTTACGGCATCTTTTCAAGAGAAACATCCAGAGGCCGATTTGCTAAATGATGAGAGCAATCGAGAGATACGGCAGAATAGAAGGCTCATGGTGAAATGGGGCCATTCTGCCTGTGTGGAGCTGCCGTTTCTTAGGAAGCTTGGTTTTCTTGTTCCATACCATCGTGTATATACTGTTGATACCTTTCAGGAGATTATCCCTGAGTGTGAGGCATTGTTAGCTTATGATACAGGCTACGAGATAGAAGGAGTGCTTCTTCAGACTGGAGGAAAGGAACTTCTATACAATCCTTTTCTTGGCAAAAGCCGATTAGATGGCAAAACGGTTGTCATTACAGGCGTATTGTCTAAGAGAAGATATGATTTCAGAAAGGATATAGAAGCTTTGGGAGGAACTTTGGCCGGCACAGTGACAAAGACGGTTGATTTTTTGTTAATGGGTAAGAATGGAGTTGGAACGACAAAATATCAGAAAGCGATAAAGCTGGGTATTCCCATTATGACGGAAGAACAATTCAAGGAGACTTTTTGTGTGGAGTAG
- a CDS encoding NupC/NupG family nucleoside CNT transporter, giving the protein MSVIISLIGIILLLGTAYLMSNDKKNVNVKAVGVMFVIQAVFTWLLLGTSGGLKVIDVISSGFNKLLGYATEGVDFVIGGWIPEGGSPFFVNVLLPVIFTSALLSLLTHLKVLPYLIKYIGGLISKVTGLPQIESFNAVNSMFFGQSESILAIKSSINNLNKNRLFIVSTSAMASVSAALIASYMTMLPAKYVLIAVVLNVFSALILSSIIAPVIVSKEENEIVIEDMIHSKNIFDAIGMGALDGGRVVLVVSAMLIGYLSLLALLNGIFDGLIGIDLTTIVGYIFSPIAFLMGVPADEMLQAGSIMGTKLISNEFVAILDFQPIMGELSDKTVSILSTFLMSFANFSSIGIVAGAVQAVNGFKAKEVSSFGLKMLLVATMASILSATLVGLFN; this is encoded by the coding sequence GTGAGTGTAATTATATCATTAATTGGCATAATTCTTTTATTAGGTACTGCATACCTAATGTCAAATGATAAAAAGAACGTTAATGTCAAGGCTGTCGGTGTTATGTTCGTTATTCAAGCTGTGTTTACTTGGTTGCTTCTAGGTACATCAGGAGGCTTAAAGGTAATTGATGTCATTTCATCCGGCTTCAATAAATTATTAGGATATGCCACTGAAGGCGTTGACTTTGTTATTGGAGGCTGGATTCCTGAAGGTGGTTCACCTTTCTTCGTGAATGTCTTGCTGCCAGTTATTTTTACATCTGCATTATTATCCTTGTTAACTCACTTGAAAGTACTTCCATATTTAATTAAATACATTGGGGGTCTCATTTCTAAAGTAACTGGGTTACCCCAAATCGAGAGTTTCAATGCAGTCAATTCCATGTTCTTTGGTCAATCAGAGTCTATCCTTGCTATTAAATCATCCATTAACAACTTAAATAAAAATCGTTTGTTTATCGTTTCAACATCTGCTATGGCAAGTGTATCGGCTGCGCTTATCGCTTCATATATGACAATGCTTCCAGCTAAGTATGTATTGATTGCCGTAGTTCTAAACGTGTTCAGTGCTTTGATTCTTTCATCTATCATCGCTCCAGTAATCGTTTCAAAAGAAGAGAACGAAATTGTTATTGAAGACATGATTCATTCTAAAAACATCTTTGATGCCATCGGTATGGGCGCCCTTGATGGAGGTCGAGTTGTCCTTGTCGTAAGTGCAATGCTGATTGGGTATTTAAGTTTGCTTGCCTTATTAAATGGCATTTTTGACGGACTTATTGGCATCGACCTTACAACAATTGTAGGATACATCTTCTCTCCAATCGCCTTCTTAATGGGTGTTCCAGCGGATGAGATGCTTCAAGCAGGGTCAATTATGGGTACAAAATTAATCTCGAATGAGTTTGTTGCAATCCTTGACTTCCAACCAATTATGGGGGAACTTTCTGATAAAACAGTAAGTATCTTATCCACATTCTTAATGTCCTTCGCAAACTTCAGCTCAATTGGAATCGTCGCTGGCGCTGTACAAGCCGTCAACGGTTTCAAAGCAAAAGAAGTTAGCTCTTTCGGATTGAAAATGTTATTAGTTGCGACAATGGCTTCCATCTTGTCTGCAACACTTGTAGGTTTGTTCAACTAA
- a CDS encoding YpzI family protein: MGKDRQEKKLWSSKRVESDRDQALNKKGATRLDTPEEARDDQ; this comes from the coding sequence ATGGGCAAAGACAGACAAGAGAAAAAACTGTGGTCTTCGAAAAGAGTAGAATCTGACCGTGATCAAGCATTAAATAAAAAAGGAGCCACAAGGCTCGACACACCGGAAGAAGCACGTGATGATCAATAA
- a CDS encoding TVP38/TMEM64 family protein — MNRLKIDKYINWKVLFLAIAVILFVSFFDSITKSLLFKAVKAGDIQYIRASLADSWLYAYSLMLVIMVIQNSFTVIPLILVITINIALFGFLNGFLWSWFTSVIAAVIIFLAVRYLFSDFVSKRISAKQLRRMEERGFMFVFSARVLPFIPTSLINILGGLSTIGLKGFTIGTALGNFIYFFLLALVPAGLMSSGINDFMFYGLTAAVLAFLIWLRRFNGRKKIKMTMKSVWFNR, encoded by the coding sequence ATGAACAGACTTAAGATCGATAAATATATCAATTGGAAGGTCCTTTTTCTTGCCATAGCTGTTATCCTCTTTGTCAGCTTTTTTGATTCCATCACTAAAAGTCTCCTCTTTAAAGCCGTTAAGGCTGGTGACATTCAATATATTCGCGCCTCATTGGCAGATTCATGGCTTTATGCATACAGCTTGATGCTTGTCATAATGGTCATTCAGAATTCTTTTACGGTGATTCCGCTGATTTTGGTGATTACCATAAATATTGCTCTTTTTGGTTTTTTGAACGGCTTTTTATGGAGCTGGTTCACAAGTGTGATTGCCGCTGTTATTATCTTTTTGGCCGTTCGTTATTTATTCAGTGACTTTGTTTCAAAGAGAATCAGTGCCAAGCAGCTGAGAAGAATGGAAGAGAGGGGCTTTATGTTTGTCTTTTCAGCGAGGGTGCTTCCTTTTATTCCTACCAGTCTCATTAATATCCTGGGCGGCTTAAGCACTATTGGGCTTAAGGGTTTTACTATTGGAACCGCATTGGGCAATTTTATTTATTTCTTTTTGCTTGCCTTAGTGCCAGCAGGATTAATGTCCAGTGGGATAAATGATTTTATGTTCTATGGATTGACAGCTGCTGTACTTGCCTTCTTGATTTGGCTGAGAAGATTCAATGGAAGAAAGAAAATAAAGATGACAATGAAATCTGTATGGTTTAACAGGTGA